The following are from one region of the Chloracidobacterium sp. genome:
- a CDS encoding carboxypeptidase regulatory-like domain-containing protein, whose product MKIFVVILFFPVLLQSQMGGPFQIEKSVIAPGGGTAGAGTFELIFTTGQSAGGGPISTPSMLAFSGFWVPEFSPTAAQVSISGRAAMSNGGGLPNITVLLSALDGTTRATRTNSLGYFSFNGVASGQSYIISVRTTRFRFHEPSRLINVVDELNGIDFLSDQD is encoded by the coding sequence ATGAAGATATTTGTGGTCATCTTATTTTTCCCGGTCCTATTGCAGTCGCAAATGGGCGGGCCGTTCCAGATCGAGAAAAGTGTGATCGCTCCGGGTGGTGGAACGGCTGGGGCAGGCACCTTTGAACTTATCTTCACTACCGGGCAGTCAGCGGGCGGTGGCCCAATTTCTACCCCGTCAATGCTGGCCTTTTCCGGCTTCTGGGTGCCTGAGTTTTCGCCAACCGCTGCTCAGGTCAGTATCTCAGGTCGAGCCGCGATGTCGAACGGTGGGGGTCTTCCTAACATCACCGTTTTGCTCTCAGCTTTGGACGGAACCACAAGAGCTACTCGCACGAATTCACTCGGATATTTTTCATTCAATGGTGTCGCGTCAGGGCAGAGCTATATAATAAGCGTTCGAACAACCCGGTTCCGCTTTCACGAGCCTAGCCGCTTGATAAATGTCGTGGACGAATTGAATGGGATCGATTTCCTCTCAGACCAGGATTGA
- a CDS encoding ABC transporter ATP-binding protein, which yields MLISRLAGMVLPASTKFIGDEVFVNQRYDLIKWIALAIGVSTLVQGTTSFALSQILGVAAQRAITEMRKRVQSHIERLPISFFDSTQSGQLISRIMNDAEGIRNLVGTGLGQILGSLVTAVIAIGVLFYLNWQLTAATIVVLLIFGGALLYAFKVLRPIFRERGEITAEVTGRLGESLGGIRVVKAYTAEKREDLSFARGAHRLFRNIAKTVTGVSAIGSFSSIVIGAVAVIMIVIGGNAVQAGTMTLGDFLMYISFTFLLAIPVFELTSVGTQITEALAGLDRIREVMAMTTEDEEDSKLRPITNADGTIEFENVEFEYEKGVPVLKGVSFRSNAGTTTALVGSSGSGKSTILSLVLNFIKPTAGVVKIDGQDLQTVKLRDYRRHLGVVLQDNFLFDGSILENIRFANPTATLESIRAVCKVANADEFIEKFPNGYDTIVGERGVKLSGGQRQRIAIARALLADPRILILDEATSSLDSESEALIQEGLNNLRKGRTTFVIAHRLSTIRSADQILVVEAGEILERGTHDELIKIDGRYKQLYDKQYRFEQNLFVNPGEDFTTKPPVTLAQTKL from the coding sequence ATGCTGATCTCGCGTCTCGCCGGGATGGTCTTGCCGGCATCCACGAAGTTCATCGGAGATGAGGTTTTTGTTAATCAGCGATATGACCTTATCAAATGGATCGCTCTTGCGATCGGGGTTTCCACTCTCGTTCAGGGAACGACGTCTTTTGCGCTTTCGCAGATCCTTGGTGTTGCCGCCCAACGGGCGATCACCGAAATGCGCAAAAGGGTTCAAAGTCATATCGAACGCCTTCCGATCTCGTTCTTCGACTCGACGCAAAGCGGCCAGCTGATCTCGCGAATAATGAACGATGCCGAAGGGATCAGGAACCTTGTGGGAACAGGGCTTGGCCAGATCCTTGGCAGTCTCGTGACCGCAGTGATAGCGATCGGCGTTCTGTTCTACCTAAACTGGCAGTTAACTGCGGCCACGATAGTGGTCCTTCTGATCTTTGGCGGTGCGTTGCTATATGCATTCAAGGTATTGCGGCCGATCTTTCGCGAACGCGGCGAGATCACAGCCGAGGTTACAGGAAGGCTAGGCGAGAGCCTTGGCGGCATACGGGTCGTTAAGGCCTACACTGCTGAAAAACGCGAGGACCTGAGCTTTGCCAGGGGTGCTCACAGACTATTCAGGAACATTGCGAAAACGGTCACGGGCGTTTCCGCCATTGGATCATTTTCGTCAATTGTTATCGGCGCGGTCGCGGTTATCATGATCGTCATTGGCGGCAACGCCGTGCAGGCGGGAACGATGACTTTGGGCGATTTTCTGATGTACATTTCTTTCACTTTTTTACTTGCGATCCCGGTCTTTGAATTGACGTCCGTAGGTACTCAGATAACCGAGGCTCTTGCAGGGCTCGATCGTATTCGCGAGGTCATGGCGATGACTACGGAGGACGAAGAGGACTCGAAGCTTCGGCCGATCACAAACGCGGACGGCACGATCGAATTCGAGAACGTCGAGTTCGAATACGAAAAGGGTGTGCCTGTTTTGAAGGGAGTTTCGTTTCGCTCGAATGCCGGAACGACAACGGCTTTGGTCGGGTCGAGCGGTTCTGGGAAATCGACAATTTTAAGCCTGGTCCTGAATTTCATTAAGCCCACGGCTGGTGTTGTCAAGATCGACGGTCAAGATCTCCAGACTGTGAAGCTACGCGATTACCGCCGTCATCTCGGTGTCGTCCTGCAGGACAACTTTCTGTTCGATGGCTCTATATTAGAGAATATTCGATTTGCAAACCCGACCGCGACCCTCGAGTCGATTCGAGCGGTTTGCAAGGTCGCGAATGCCGACGAGTTCATCGAGAAGTTTCCGAACGGTTACGACACCATCGTTGGCGAACGCGGAGTGAAACTCTCTGGCGGCCAGCGTCAGCGGATCGCGATCGCGCGAGCCTTGTTGGCCGATCCGCGGATACTTATCCTTGATGAGGCGACCTCAAGTCTCGACAGCGAATCTGAAGCTCTGATCCAGGAGGGCCTGAATAATCTTCGCAAGGGCCGCACGACATTTGTTATTGCTCATCGATTGTCTACGATCAGAAGCGCAGATCAGATTCTGGTGGTCGAAGCAGGCGAGATACTCGAGCGGGGGACTCACGACGAACTCATCAAAATCGATGGTCGGTATAAGCAGCTTTATGATAAGCAGTATCGGTTCGAGCAGAACCTATTCGTTAACCCAGGCGAAGACTTTACGACGAAGCCGCCTGTAACATTGGCGCAAACAAAACTATGA
- a CDS encoding phosphotransferase, with amino-acid sequence MSDFRSRLESFLVARNEKGLIRQLTPDASTREYFRIGWRGEFAIACVYPEPFSSSEQSYLDVSELFLSAGLPVARVMDVDEALGVIVIEDFGDRILRDELQTSDDEGREELIVRAIDLIPHIQAATAKAFQVGSIASKLKFDNEKLFWELAFFKTHYFATFKQQPLVPTLDEALDLEFRKLSLDLERRASVLCHRDFHAANLMLDKDGKLRIIDHQDARIGSVAYDLVSFLLDRVTVPPSADWLADKRRHFLSERVRVGLEPLDEDAFSTEFRLQTIQRCLKAVGTFSYQSVNRGKTYFVPFIKPMFQIVHRAATSLGGFPVLVEVLETELET; translated from the coding sequence ATGTCTGATTTTCGCTCGAGGCTTGAAAGCTTTCTCGTGGCTCGCAACGAGAAAGGCCTGATTCGGCAACTTACTCCCGACGCCTCTACACGTGAGTACTTTCGGATAGGGTGGCGCGGCGAATTTGCGATCGCTTGCGTCTATCCGGAACCGTTTAGTTCCTCAGAGCAAAGCTATCTCGATGTATCCGAGCTTTTTCTTAGTGCCGGATTGCCGGTTGCCCGCGTGATGGACGTAGACGAGGCCCTCGGGGTCATTGTGATCGAGGACTTTGGCGACCGGATACTGCGTGATGAACTGCAAACTTCGGACGATGAAGGGCGCGAAGAACTTATAGTTAGAGCGATCGATCTTATACCGCATATCCAGGCTGCGACCGCAAAGGCGTTTCAGGTCGGGTCGATTGCATCTAAACTAAAATTCGACAATGAGAAACTGTTCTGGGAGCTTGCTTTCTTTAAGACACATTATTTCGCTACTTTCAAACAGCAGCCACTCGTGCCGACTCTCGATGAGGCCCTGGATCTGGAATTCAGGAAATTGTCGCTCGATCTGGAACGACGCGCGTCCGTTTTGTGTCACCGCGATTTTCACGCTGCGAATTTGATGCTGGATAAAGACGGCAAGCTCAGGATAATCGATCATCAGGATGCACGGATCGGGTCGGTTGCATACGATCTGGTCTCGTTTCTTCTGGACCGAGTCACAGTTCCGCCTTCGGCTGATTGGCTGGCTGACAAACGACGACATTTCTTGTCAGAACGGGTTCGCGTCGGTTTGGAGCCGCTCGATGAGGACGCGTTCAGCACCGAATTTCGTCTTCAGACGATTCAAAGGTGTCTCAAGGCTGTCGGAACATTCTCGTATCAGTCGGTAAATCGGGGCAAAACCTATTTCGTTCCCTTCATTAAGCCGATGTTTCAGATCGTGCATCGCGCCGCAACCTCATTGGGCGGTTTCCCGGTGTTGGTCGAGGTACTGGAAACGGAACTCGAGACCTAA
- a CDS encoding MFS transporter — protein MQERLPKNNRREIFGWLTYDWANSAFYTTVVTVLVGPYLTALAQADVGKGGTVLTLGPLGTVTSDNMVTSTLGVSIFLQVFILPILGSIADYTHLKKKMMAFFCYMGVIASSLLFFIKGDSYVWGCILLVIANMSFAAANVFYNAFLVDLTTEDRRDRVSSYGFAAGYLGGVVMLVLNLAMINYASSLGVTEGEAVRISMLAASLWWGLFAIVTFRLIRSRQANRVRADHDPLMVIGFKEVWRTLKELVGLKYTLLFLIAYLFYNDGIQTVILNSSIFLSQELFVANGLQPSQSFLLGIFLIAQVSALFGAIIFERIARLIGAKRTIIVSLLIWCGIVIYAYALLESQFQAMIMAVFIGLVLGSAQALSRSLFSQMIPADRESSFFGLYEISEKGTSWLGNLVFAVVVGITGSFRPAILALIFFFVTGSLILLFTNTTQAIHDAGNVTPEEAEKKAAI, from the coding sequence ATGCAGGAACGACTTCCCAAGAACAACCGAAGAGAGATATTTGGCTGGCTCACCTACGATTGGGCGAATTCGGCCTTTTATACGACCGTTGTAACAGTTTTGGTCGGCCCTTACCTCACGGCATTAGCTCAAGCCGACGTTGGCAAGGGCGGTACTGTGTTGACCCTGGGCCCACTCGGCACGGTCACCTCAGATAACATGGTCACTTCAACCCTCGGCGTTTCAATATTCCTTCAGGTCTTCATTCTGCCGATACTCGGGTCGATCGCCGACTACACGCACCTGAAAAAGAAAATGATGGCCTTCTTCTGTTATATGGGCGTGATCGCGAGCTCGCTCCTCTTCTTTATTAAGGGTGATTCTTATGTTTGGGGCTGTATCTTGTTAGTAATAGCTAATATGTCATTTGCGGCCGCAAATGTATTTTATAACGCGTTCCTTGTTGACTTGACCACCGAAGATCGGCGCGACCGCGTTTCGAGTTACGGGTTTGCCGCAGGTTACCTGGGCGGGGTCGTTATGCTTGTCCTCAACCTTGCCATGATCAACTATGCTTCGTCATTAGGCGTAACAGAGGGCGAGGCTGTACGTATTTCGATGCTGGCGGCATCGCTCTGGTGGGGGCTCTTCGCGATCGTGACCTTCCGTTTGATCCGCTCGCGCCAGGCAAACCGCGTTCGCGCGGACCACGATCCCTTGATGGTCATCGGTTTTAAGGAAGTATGGCGAACACTAAAAGAGCTGGTCGGCCTGAAATACACATTGCTATTCCTTATTGCGTACCTTTTTTACAACGATGGGATCCAGACCGTAATACTGAATTCGTCGATCTTTTTGTCACAGGAACTATTCGTCGCAAACGGGCTTCAGCCAAGCCAATCCTTTCTTCTCGGAATCTTCCTTATTGCCCAGGTTTCTGCCTTATTTGGCGCGATCATCTTCGAGCGTATCGCGCGGCTGATCGGTGCAAAGAGAACCATCATTGTCAGCCTGCTGATATGGTGCGGAATTGTGATATACGCTTACGCACTGCTTGAAAGCCAGTTCCAAGCGATGATCATGGCGGTATTCATCGGCTTGGTACTCGGAAGCGCACAAGCGCTGAGCCGATCATTGTTTTCGCAGATGATCCCAGCAGATCGCGAATCCTCTTTTTTTGGATTGTACGAGATCTCGGAAAAGGGTACTTCTTGGTTGGGGAATCTGGTATTTGCCGTGGTCGTTGGAATTACGGGATCGTTCAGGCCCGCAATATTGGCGCTGATCTTCTTTTTCGTGACCGGCAGCCTGATCCTTCTTTTCACGAATACTACCCAGGCAATTCATGATGCCGGTAATGTCACCCCGGAAGAAGCTGAGAAAAAAGCGGCAATTTGA
- a CDS encoding TIGR00266 family protein, with translation MQQGTAAGAFHLDADGRGQGRGYTWEIKHPGSFALAVVNLQPEQAIAAEAGAMVSMSANIDLHSEMKGGVFGALKRAVGGESAFVSTFTARGGPGEVTLAPGAPGDITGIEMANQMFKVQSSSYLAGDVGLQVDTKFGGTKSFFGGEGLFVLEVTGTGLLLVSSFGAIHRKVLRPGEQYVIDTGHLVAWEGHLQYSLRKAAKSGFFRSFLSGEGMVAEFTGPGEILIQTRNLAAFAGLLKPFFPSQGGSGGGFSFGS, from the coding sequence ATGCAGCAGGGAACCGCAGCAGGTGCGTTTCACTTAGACGCCGACGGCAGAGGTCAGGGCCGTGGATACACTTGGGAGATCAAGCATCCCGGTTCGTTTGCGCTGGCCGTTGTCAATCTTCAGCCAGAGCAAGCTATCGCCGCAGAAGCCGGAGCGATGGTTTCGATGTCAGCAAACATCGATCTCCATTCCGAGATGAAAGGTGGTGTTTTCGGCGCCTTGAAAAGGGCGGTTGGCGGTGAATCAGCCTTCGTTTCGACCTTCACGGCTCGTGGGGGCCCGGGCGAAGTAACGCTCGCTCCCGGAGCTCCCGGAGACATAACCGGTATTGAAATGGCGAACCAGATGTTCAAGGTTCAATCGAGTTCATATTTGGCCGGTGACGTTGGACTGCAGGTAGATACCAAATTTGGCGGGACGAAATCATTTTTTGGCGGCGAGGGGCTTTTTGTTTTAGAGGTTACGGGGACAGGCCTATTGCTCGTTTCATCGTTCGGAGCTATACATCGCAAGGTACTCAGACCCGGTGAACAGTATGTGATCGACACCGGACATCTTGTCGCGTGGGAAGGGCACCTGCAGTACAGTCTTCGCAAAGCTGCGAAGAGTGGATTCTTCAGAAGCTTTCTCAGCGGTGAAGGTATGGTCGCCGAGTTTACGGGCCCCGGTGAAATTCTCATTCAAACACGCAACCTTGCGGCATTTGCCGGACTCTTGAAGCCGTTTTTCCCATCGCAAGGCGGAAGCGGCGGAGGCTTCAGCTTCGGAAGCTGA
- a CDS encoding LOG family protein: protein MIVSGNDRIVTIFGGSKCGPGSPEYKDAEELGFKLAKTGFTICTGGYLGVMEAASRGAREAGGRVFGIVMNQFKSEPNRYLTDKVATNHFYERLQNLITRSVGFVAFRGGMGTVTEISLVWNKLQTGVLDRRPLVLIGDCWKDVVHAWQSNLVVSAEDVALLDFAHNADEACGIIVEKSRGVVV from the coding sequence GTGATCGTAAGTGGAAACGACAGAATAGTGACGATCTTTGGCGGCTCCAAGTGCGGCCCCGGATCGCCTGAATACAAAGATGCCGAGGAACTCGGTTTCAAACTAGCTAAAACGGGTTTCACGATATGCACCGGCGGTTACCTTGGCGTTATGGAGGCCGCCTCTCGCGGAGCTCGTGAGGCTGGCGGTCGCGTGTTCGGTATCGTGATGAACCAGTTTAAATCGGAGCCAAATCGCTACTTGACCGATAAGGTCGCAACAAATCACTTCTACGAGCGTCTTCAAAACCTGATAACGCGTTCGGTTGGATTCGTTGCGTTCCGCGGAGGCATGGGGACCGTAACCGAGATCTCGCTTGTTTGGAACAAGCTTCAAACGGGCGTTCTCGATCGTCGCCCGCTGGTGCTGATCGGTGATTGTTGGAAAGATGTGGTCCATGCGTGGCAAAGCAACCTGGTCGTTTCGGCTGAGGACGTTGCTCTGCTTGATTTCGCACACAACGCCGACGAGGCTTGCGGAATTATCGTTGAGAAATCGCGAGGTGTCGTTGTATGA
- a CDS encoding NDP-sugar synthase, producing the protein MKAMILAAGFGTRLFPLTIDRTKPAIPFLGKPLVGYVAEYVAKFGFNDIVVNLHHQPESVVSALGDGSSFGVNIAYTVEQPNILGTAGALDNARHLLEDETFLIVNGKIITDIDINSALETHRRTGALATMVLKPNSKREHFTIVETEDGLVKGFGGFAEPLSEDEIRNTESDIEKPLMFTGIHIVEPEVFDYIPRGIYSDIVPTFYDPAIREGRTIAAHIDDARWFELSTIPRYLDISLAMMNETDVDIGTGCLISGSASIRDSVLWDNVTVGDDVRLYRTIIADGVSIEGGACFENAAIVRAEMVRTCSEIPEKALKGYIQGENYVVPLN; encoded by the coding sequence ATGAAAGCAATGATCCTTGCTGCAGGTTTCGGTACAAGGCTGTTCCCCCTGACGATCGACCGAACAAAGCCGGCGATTCCCTTTTTAGGCAAGCCGTTGGTCGGATATGTGGCCGAATACGTAGCTAAATTCGGATTCAACGATATCGTCGTAAATCTGCATCATCAACCTGAGTCAGTGGTCTCAGCGTTGGGCGACGGCAGCAGCTTTGGAGTGAACATCGCATACACGGTAGAGCAACCGAACATTCTTGGTACCGCCGGTGCGTTGGATAATGCCCGACACCTCCTCGAGGATGAGACCTTCCTTATCGTCAACGGCAAGATAATCACAGACATCGATATAAATTCTGCCCTGGAGACGCACCGCCGAACCGGAGCGCTCGCCACGATGGTCCTAAAGCCCAATAGTAAACGTGAGCACTTTACGATCGTCGAGACCGAAGACGGACTGGTGAAAGGATTCGGAGGCTTTGCCGAGCCGCTTTCGGAGGATGAGATCCGCAACACCGAAAGCGACATCGAAAAACCATTGATGTTTACTGGTATTCATATCGTCGAACCTGAGGTCTTCGACTATATTCCGCGCGGTATCTATTCCGATATCGTCCCGACCTTCTACGATCCAGCAATTCGAGAAGGCCGCACGATCGCCGCTCATATCGACGATGCAAGGTGGTTCGAGCTTTCGACGATACCGCGCTATCTGGATATTTCGCTGGCTATGATGAATGAAACGGATGTTGATATCGGCACAGGCTGCTTGATCTCGGGTTCGGCGTCGATCCGCGATTCAGTATTGTGGGACAATGTCACGGTCGGCGACGACGTCCGGCTCTATCGAACGATCATCGCAGATGGCGTTTCCATAGAGGGCGGCGCATGCTTCGAAAATGCTGCTATCGTACGTGCAGAAATGGTCCGAACCTGTTCGGAAATTCCCGAAAAGGCACTTAAGGGCTACATTCAGGGAGAAAACTACGTTGTCCCGCTGAATTGA
- the ptsP gene encoding phosphoenolpyruvate--protein phosphotransferase translates to MPTQSNGNRSSAVFDKVETRIKGKAVSRGIAFGKVICLHGRNRQFFRVDLPSEETASEIKRLRSAFRLAEKQLRELASAESGKSSISGPGIFEAQQLILDDKTLRSKIEDHVVKQCVNAEWALKCVADEYIARFHAMTSEHLRDRYIDIEDVADRILNALAGKASPKIRLGPNSIIASRDLRPSTIAGLHGKKPVALISEHGGWTSHTFILARESNIPAVTGLKHVLRRLETGDKAIVDGYNGLVIIDPSDATTEEYRLTKARSVKTASSRKLAPSKPLTTLDGREVIIRANADLPVSYSRAKTLGVKGIGLFRSESLFNRFKGFPSENQQFEAYRRLAAVAGKDRLRIRTFDIGIGQLIERQEDRERNPALGLRGVRLSLAYPKQLRVQLRAILRANTEQNIDMVIPMIAGLAEIREVRNMLNLERIDLEKKGTSVDTPGIGAMIEVPAALLVIDAILEEVDFICLGTNDLIQYLLAVDRDNENVANWYRTLHPSVIQAIRSVLTAAGQRQKPVILCGEMSGSPFYVPILVGLGATELSMNISSIERVQRIIRGIAYEEARDLAERILECKTADEVERSAIATVRSKWAHLFPDDFLIGNRF, encoded by the coding sequence ATGCCTACTCAAAGCAACGGAAATCGTTCTTCCGCAGTTTTCGACAAAGTTGAGACGCGGATCAAAGGAAAGGCTGTTTCCCGGGGCATCGCCTTTGGCAAAGTTATTTGTCTACATGGCCGAAATCGACAGTTTTTCCGCGTCGATCTACCTTCGGAAGAGACCGCTTCAGAGATCAAACGTCTGCGTTCTGCCTTTCGCCTCGCTGAAAAGCAACTTCGTGAACTCGCTAGTGCGGAGTCAGGAAAGAGCTCGATATCCGGTCCTGGAATATTCGAAGCTCAGCAACTGATACTTGACGATAAGACGCTCAGAAGCAAGATCGAAGATCATGTAGTCAAACAGTGCGTAAATGCCGAGTGGGCTCTAAAGTGTGTCGCCGACGAATACATCGCTCGCTTTCACGCAATGACAAGCGAACACCTCAGGGATCGGTATATCGATATTGAGGACGTTGCTGACCGAATTCTGAATGCTTTGGCAGGAAAGGCGAGTCCGAAGATCCGATTAGGACCCAACTCGATCATTGCATCAAGAGATCTTCGCCCCTCGACCATTGCCGGACTGCATGGCAAAAAACCGGTCGCATTGATATCGGAGCACGGTGGCTGGACGTCACACACATTCATTCTTGCACGCGAATCGAACATTCCCGCGGTCACGGGCCTGAAGCACGTTCTTCGTCGTTTGGAAACCGGTGATAAGGCCATTGTAGACGGTTACAATGGACTTGTGATCATTGATCCCTCCGATGCCACAACCGAAGAGTATCGATTAACGAAAGCCCGATCCGTAAAAACCGCGTCCAGTAGGAAGCTCGCGCCGTCTAAGCCATTGACCACATTAGATGGGCGTGAGGTGATCATCCGGGCAAACGCTGACCTACCTGTTTCTTACTCGCGGGCTAAGACGCTCGGAGTAAAGGGGATCGGCCTGTTTCGCTCGGAGTCACTCTTTAATCGATTCAAAGGCTTTCCATCTGAAAACCAACAATTCGAAGCATATCGCAGGTTAGCGGCAGTCGCCGGAAAGGACCGCTTGCGAATTAGGACCTTTGACATAGGTATCGGCCAATTGATCGAACGTCAAGAAGACCGGGAACGTAACCCTGCCCTCGGGCTGCGAGGTGTTCGATTGAGCTTAGCCTACCCAAAACAGCTAAGGGTACAACTCCGTGCGATCCTGCGAGCAAATACGGAGCAGAACATCGACATGGTCATTCCCATGATCGCGGGATTAGCCGAGATTCGCGAAGTTCGGAACATGCTTAATCTTGAGCGGATCGATCTTGAAAAGAAAGGCACGTCGGTAGACACGCCGGGAATCGGCGCTATGATCGAGGTCCCTGCCGCTCTTCTGGTGATTGACGCGATACTTGAAGAAGTCGATTTTATTTGTCTAGGAACAAATGACTTAATTCAGTACCTTTTGGCCGTCGACAGAGATAATGAGAATGTTGCCAACTGGTACCGCACACTACATCCTTCTGTGATCCAGGCGATCAGATCCGTTTTGACCGCTGCCGGGCAGCGTCAAAAGCCCGTCATTTTATGCGGAGAAATGTCGGGTTCGCCATTCTATGTGCCGATCCTTGTCGGTCTCGGGGCAACGGAACTGAGCATGAATATCAGTTCGATCGAACGAGTCCAGCGAATAATCCGAGGAATTGCTTACGAGGAGGCACGGGATCTGGCTGAACGGATATTAGAATGCAAGACTGCAGATGAGGTCGAGCGATCGGCGAT
- a CDS encoding VCBS repeat-containing protein, which produces MSWMKGRKSSRTIFMAAAAISCVVGAIILNTRDQAVEASKAVAKPVAASPAAVFPANAGTLGPIPDNTCTGPGRSVTFTVSGLTGAPSNIVVNFTSGSPAHSWVGDVDTVLLAPGGAPTHEIFTFTNPAGSGFGDDSNLAGPYNFFDAAAGNWWAAATAATSVQPVAAGDYRTASPTGTNTSMNPVFAGVANPNGTWTLRFNDCAQGDTGGITAANLTIETASAPSDAQLDYDGDGRSDHVVVRNVGGGANGQVRWFINPNSGGATQSYDWGLASDFFVAGDFDGDAKDDIAVWRAGAPEAATFFILNSQTSTARVEAFGQTGDDPTVVGDYDGDGKVDLAVYRAGGSGQQSTWYYRGSLNNPGGNVAFVPWGIGGDFPAPGDYDGDGKYDFVVQRGGSPTVFWRLFATGATSAIPFGGSSDLIVPGDYDGDGATDIAVVRVSGGNFQWWYYGSNTNTGVYATTFGNSATDFVLAGGDYDGDGRADFGVWRSGVFWYQSSASLAVSNNSLGAAGDYPVANFSVH; this is translated from the coding sequence ATGTCTTGGATGAAAGGTAGGAAGTCCTCACGAACGATCTTTATGGCGGCAGCGGCGATCAGCTGTGTAGTTGGGGCAATCATATTGAACACGAGAGATCAGGCGGTCGAGGCAAGCAAAGCAGTGGCGAAGCCTGTGGCGGCATCACCGGCGGCGGTATTTCCGGCAAATGCGGGGACGCTTGGGCCGATACCGGACAATACATGTACGGGGCCTGGCCGATCGGTGACGTTCACGGTTTCAGGATTGACCGGAGCACCATCGAACATCGTGGTGAATTTCACGTCGGGATCACCGGCCCACAGTTGGGTAGGCGACGTGGACACGGTATTGCTGGCACCTGGCGGAGCACCGACCCACGAGATCTTCACATTCACGAATCCGGCTGGATCAGGATTTGGGGATGATTCGAATCTGGCCGGGCCGTACAATTTCTTTGATGCGGCGGCGGGAAACTGGTGGGCAGCGGCAACGGCGGCGACATCGGTACAGCCGGTAGCAGCGGGAGATTACCGGACTGCGAGCCCGACGGGAACGAACACATCGATGAACCCGGTATTTGCGGGAGTCGCGAATCCGAACGGGACGTGGACGTTGAGATTCAATGACTGTGCACAGGGCGATACGGGCGGCATCACCGCTGCGAACCTCACCATCGAGACCGCTTCGGCACCGAGCGATGCTCAGCTCGATTATGACGGCGACGGCCGTTCAGATCACGTCGTTGTTCGAAATGTCGGCGGCGGAGCGAATGGGCAAGTTCGTTGGTTCATTAATCCGAATTCGGGCGGGGCAACTCAATCGTACGATTGGGGATTGGCCAGCGATTTCTTTGTTGCGGGCGATTTTGACGGTGATGCAAAAGATGACATTGCTGTTTGGCGGGCCGGAGCACCGGAAGCCGCAACCTTCTTCATTCTGAACAGTCAAACCAGCACCGCGCGCGTTGAGGCATTTGGCCAGACAGGCGACGACCCAACGGTCGTTGGTGATTATGACGGTGATGGGAAAGTTGACCTCGCAGTTTATCGTGCTGGAGGATCTGGCCAGCAGTCCACATGGTACTACCGTGGATCCCTCAACAATCCCGGCGGCAACGTTGCATTCGTTCCGTGGGGCATCGGCGGTGACTTCCCTGCTCCCGGCGACTACGACGGCGATGGCAAATACGACTTCGTCGTTCAGCGTGGCGGTTCGCCAACGGTGTTCTGGCGGCTATTTGCTACTGGAGCAACGAGCGCGATTCCTTTCGGCGGCTCGAGCGATCTGATCGTTCCCGGCGATTATGATGGCGACGGTGCAACGGATATAGCAGTTGTTCGGGTGAGCGGAGGTAATTTCCAGTGGTGGTATTACGGAAGTAATACTAACACCGGCGTTTACGCGACGACATTTGGCAATTCCGCAACCGATTTTGTCCTTGCAGGCGGTGATTACGACGGTGACGGTCGCGCCGACTTTGGCGTATGGCGAAGCGGCGTCTTCTGGTATCAAAGTTCTGCATCGCTTGCGGTCTCTAACAATTCACTCGGAGCTGCCGGTGACTATCCGGTCGCCAATTTCTCCGTACATTAA